A region of Mauremys mutica isolate MM-2020 ecotype Southern chromosome 2, ASM2049712v1, whole genome shotgun sequence DNA encodes the following proteins:
- the LOC123364301 gene encoding C-C chemokine receptor type 8-like, with the protein MMNNSTESNLLSTLDDDYYYPEFGSVCSTENIKIFGSVFFLVLYCVVFVFGLVGNSLVICVLIVCKKLTSMTDVYLLNLAISDLLFVFSLPFLAHYASDQWTFGNAMCKTICGVYYIGFYSSIFFITLMSIDRYLAIVHAVYALKVRTTMLSTVISLAIWSVAILASIPNIFFIQEFNEEGSVKCAPYYQDNRTTWKLLTNSKVNVLGLLIPLGILIFCYSHILKNLQRCMNRNKYKAMKLVFVVVVVFFLFWAPFNIALFMDSLRSLHIIDDCETSKSLDLALQVTEIISFIHCCLNPVIYAFVGEKFKKYLHEIFRKHARFLLICKDHSVFQNHYSISSMRTQSSHSSVIDPVI; encoded by the coding sequence ATGATGAATAATTCAACTGAGTCGAATCTTCTCTCTACTcttgatgatgattattattatcCTGAGTTTGGCTCCGTCTGCAGCACAGAGAATATCAAGATCTTTGGATCAGTATTTTTTCTAGTCCTTTACTGTGTGGTGTTCGTGTTCGGCTTGGTGGGAAACAGCTTGGTCATTTGCGTTCTGATAGTTTGCAAGAAACTGACCAGCATGACTGATGTGTATTTGCTGAACCTCGCCATCTCTGACCTGCTTTTTgttttctccctccccttcctggctcatTATGCTTCAGACCAATGGACTTTTGGAAATGCAATGTGTAAAACAATATGTGGAGTTTACTACATTGGCTTCTACAGCAGCATATTCTTCATAACCCTCATGAGCATAGATAGGTACTTAGCCATCGTCCATGCTGTGTACGCTCTGAAAGTTCGAACAACCATGCTCAGCACTGTTATAAGCCTCGCCATTTGGTCAGTGGCCATTTTAGCTTCAATACCAAATATCTTTTTTATCCAAGAATTTAATGAAGAGGGCAGTGTGAAGTGTGCTCCTTATTACCAAGATAATAGGACTACTTGGAAACTTTTAACCAATTCTAAAGTCAATGTTTTGGGCCTCTTGATCCCGCTTGGCATTCTCATTTTCTgctactcccacatcttgaaaaaTCTGCAGAGATGCATGAACCGAAACAAGTATAAAGCGATGAagctggtttttgttgttgtagttgtgtttTTCCTCTTCTGGGCACCCTTCAACATTGCGCTTTTTATGGACTCTTTGCGAAGCCTGCACATCATAGATGACTGTGAGACGAGCAAAAGCCTAGACCTGGCCCTTCAAGTGACTGAAATCATCTCCTTCATCCACTGCTGCCTGAACCCAGTGATCTACGCTTTTGTGGGTGAAAAGTTTAAGAAATACCTTCATGAAATATTCAGAAAACATGCAAGATTCTTATTGATTTGCAAAGACCACAGTGTCTTTCAGAATCACTATAGCATCTCTTCTATGCGCACCCAGTCCTCGCATTCTTCTGTTATTGACCCTGTCATATAA